From Impatiens glandulifera chromosome 7, dImpGla2.1, whole genome shotgun sequence:
AAGATTCTTGTTATGGAGCTGGGAGAACCTGAAATTGCATATTCAGAAaagcaagaagaagaagatgatgatgagtacTTCTTGCCAGTCTCACATCCAGTTGAGCCACAAGATGAAGAAGATAGGCCTGTCAAGTGTCCTCATCTTCCACATTCTTCTTCCACTACTACTACTATCATGGACATTAATCATAGTAACATCAATGTAAGTACTGCACCTTACTCATTTCCCATTCTCTTCATAACGTCCTTACAAATTTCAGATTACTTATGAAGAACACACTTTCGAATCCCAACAGTCTTATGGGAGAGGCAGTTTCATGTTTAAATTTATACCTTGCATGTTTAGCCTTCAGGACAATTTTTTAGACAACTAGACATTGCATGTTTTAGCCTTCTAAGTGTATCTGAATTTTAGTCGGATTAAGTTCACAGACACAACATGTTTTCAAACGAGATCTCATCCTAGAACTTTGTTGAAAAAGTGTTTTTAAATGAAGCCAATAGTGGGTCCATTTAGAAGCACTTCTctttttgtatttgtatttcagtttccaaatatgatatcagacattaaatatgtatttaaatgaAGCCAAGAGTGTGATGGGTTAGTTCTATAGCATATGCTCAAATGCTGCTCTATGGAAGATAATTTGAAGTGTAAGTAATCTACTACACCTAGAAAGATAAGGGCGGAACATGAAAGAGTGTAAGAAACATGAAGGGACCTCACTTTATAAAGTGAAGTTTATTTATTGACAAATTTTGTTTCTGTCTATTAAAGCAATTATTCCAGAAGTCTCTTTCCTTTTGCTTCAGACTGTAGTAACCTCAGGAATCAATAAAGGCAGGCAAGCACCCCTTTTCATGTCACAAAAGaatcttattataattattatgtaaacAGCATTTTTTTAAGGTTAATCTCAATTCCAATgagattttatcaatttatttcgAAATGCAGAGTTATTGAGtagttgaaaaaattaaattatggtTGGATTACAAGTCAATATTTTAGAAACAAACAACTTTTAAATGTTTGAAGTTCAAAACCGGATGTAGTTTTGATCTATGCGAATTTTCAGGAGGAAGAGGGTGCAATGGGGTTGAGGAAGAGAGCAGATATCTTATCATCCAAAGCAGACAAAAAGACCCACTTTGACCCGCCCCATCGTGCAGTGCGCAAGAGGCACCATGCTCTCACAAATGGGGAGGACCTTATTTTCACTCCTCCGCCTGTCCAAGCCACGGCTATACTCCAAATGTGTTTGAATAGTGACGTAGAAAAGCATGCTAATATCATTGGCTCAAAATAGACTTCATATCGACTCCTAATGACCATATTTCAAAACACTTTTGTTTCTGAATCTGGAAGATAGATTGCCAATGAATTTATCAATTTGTGAGAAACATAGTTCACATGCACCTGTTTCTAAATGTAATTTAACGTGGATTGATTGAAATGATGTTCCCTAATGAACCCAATATGTAGAAGAAAAGTATGTAACAACTTTTGAGTCTCGTCGTTCCAAGGGACCAATTACAAGTGTTTTGtcaatatatttcattaatatgaaACAACTATGTTACAAACGGTAAAGATGGCCAGCGAATATAACTAAAGTAAACAACTTATAAATCTGAAAGACTATCAGTCGTTAAACagattaaacatataaaaaattattgaactaGGAAGCCCGACTCGAATCTTCATCCAAACCCGAATGAATACATTCGAGTTTCAGTTGGAGCTTGACTTAATGCATTGATACATTGTGAATGCATTTATTAGTAGTACAAATCAACATGCTATTGCAAGGCTAATTGGTTAAGCTCGGTTGTTCTTGCCATTTCAGAAAAtgtgaaagaaatcaaaattgcAGGAAAAAACAAACTCAACCGATGAAACGATTTGATAACAAAAGATTGAATATTCTTTTACTTTGTCTAAGGAGTTAGTTAACTTGAAGAGAGAACTACCAAatatcattcattcattcaacaAGTGATATACAAAGGGCAACAGCCATACCCAGTATCAATGAAATCAGTTGTGCTACTGTACCTCTCAATGTTGTGCTGCCACTGTTCATCTCTGCCAGCACACCAGCAACTGCAATGTATATAAACCCACCCGCTGTGAATCCCTGCACCCACATATGAAACACGATGATGAAATTTGTCATCATTGAAATCTTGTTATAGCCGAAAATATAAGCCAAAGAATACTATATagttttccccaaaaaaaaagaatacTAGATAGAAACACTTTATGTTTATGGATCAGATAATCTGAATCCACGTGAGAAaccataaaataaatgaatttgtgTTTGACTCAGTTTTGTTTCCAAACATGATCTCATCTGGATCCACATCAAGATATACGCTCTCACAGAAAAATGCTGAAATACATTTTGGATCAGAAAACcgctaatatattttttaatgtgtttGACTACAAAGTTTTGCTTTCAAATGTGCTCCAAATGAGATATTCACAGAAAAAAGTGTttgaaacacttttttttttctgaatctGAATCCAGATAGGAAACCGCCactaaatttatgaatatatgtgATTATATTTCCATGCGTGATCTCAGCTGGATCAACATAGATGGACGAGACATCtgataaaaataaagtgttttcaaatggggtAAATGTTCACCTCAATCAAGGATGATTGTCCTGGATCCTGGCCCATCACCAATGCCTGCAAGGTTAAACCGTAAATCTCTCTCCCATCAGGAAAGCtcaaaaagatatattttttaaatgagataCAATAACCCAAACAACTAACCAAAGCCGTTCCTGCTAGTGCAGCCAGTGCTGATAGGAAGTTAAAAAACAGAGCTTTTCCCACACTGAATCCAGACCTTACCAAGATTCCAAAATCGCCTATCTGCAAACCAAAAGTCCATGGCGTTTACAAATATTGAAGCTTGCCAAAAATATGAGATACATgcaaaagaagaaataaaccTCTTGAGGAAGCTCGTGGGCAAGCAGAAACAATGTTCTTGACCATCCACCAACAGATCCATACAGTAAGAAAGCACTCCCCAAGGCTATACCATCAGTAAAATTGTGCTGCATTGGGTGTTAACAGTGCTAAAATCAGCGTTTTAGAAAATGGCTGGCGCTTGGAAAACAAAAGCAGGATGGGATTGAGAATGCATACCACGCCATCAGAAAAAAGATTGAGATAACCAAATACAAGATTTGAATTTGCCCCAGCAGATTCCTTCTCGATCAGATGTTCAGTACTTGGAGTAGATTCATTCGACTTATcggaattattattttcttctttagaAGAAGTTCTAGTTGTTCTCTGCAAATGATGATGATTTAGACTAGGAATATAGTAGTAAATAGTTAAAAgggcaaaaaaaaaattttaaataacagggctatttttcttttatcatgGAGGAGGCTAGCTCAGTATCCTACCGCAATCATCCACACTTCACTGAAGATGCTTTAAGTGGGAAGTGAAACTGAGATCTCAACCTCCTAGTTCAAACTCTTACCAATTCAACTACCCTGAGTTTGGTATAaggttaatattataattagtagAGGATCTCCAAAATGGCTACTCATTATGATATGCCACCTCAATCCCTGGGGATGTAAGGTTCAGATATCACACTCATTTGAATATGACTCATTAATTTGGAAAACTAGTTACATTCTACTGTTTTGCAAGTTACAACCtctaaatttgattttcattcgcatattGCAGTGTAAAAACTAAATCTACTAAAATATGCTAAATTGGAGTTTTACCTTTCGCAGATTAGGTTCagaattaatttgattatcacTGTTTAAACAGACATCAGATTGTTCTTCCACTATTGCTTCTCCTTGACAGGGTGTTATTCTCTCCCTAACAGGAGACTTCTGGTCTTTACCCTCGCCGTCCTTATCATCCTTCATTTTACTGCTtttgtgatgatgatgatgatggtggcCATGGCTCCACTGGTTTGTATTTGCAGAGTTTTCTTGAACGTATCTTACTATTTTCTCCACAATGAGAAAAACCACAATGCCAGCTGccgaaaaaaaaataatcacaatGATTAAATGCAAATCTTCATTTGCTTAAAGACTTGGAAGACTACAAATTTGGGGAAATGCGACAAAAATGCTATATAGATTAATGTAAAAACATTACTACACAAGTGGTTCGAGAGTGAAACTGATTCCAGAATTAACCGGTAACTTTGCTACATTGCAATCCAAAGCTAGATAAAGAACCCCATTATTCAATAATCATGCCAAAAGCTAATAAGGGTCCTGttcagaaaataaaataaataatggaaaATGCCAAAAGAAGAACAGTTAATTAAAACACTTACACAAAACTGACAATCCAA
This genomic window contains:
- the LOC124945284 gene encoding uncharacterized protein LOC124945284, with the protein product MELGEPEIAYSEKQEEEDDDEYFLPVSHPVEPQDEEDRPVKCPHLPHSSSTTTTIMDINHSNINEEEGAMGLRKRADILSSKADKKTHFDPPHRAVRKRHHALTNGEDLIFTPPPVQATAILQMCLNSDVEKHANIIGSK
- the LOC124945283 gene encoding IAA-alanine resistance protein 1 translates to MVFSLKTQICSLILLLLMGLSLKSSFAHQCGHHHSGSSGSAVHEIAADHHCDHGHDHHQHHHHCDHGHHHDAAEIKTGSRRKLPEEIAEEEDLKKFGFGLQHSHYHDHDHHHVDDYGALELSGVGLWIHAMGCSLLVSLASLICLIILPVIFIKGQPSKAVVDSLAVFGAGAMLGDAFLHQLPHAFGGEHSHSHTHDDSNGHSHSHSMKDLSVGLSVLSGIVVFLIVEKIVRYVQENSANTNQWSHGHHHHHHHKSSKMKDDKDGEGKDQKSPVRERITPCQGEAIVEEQSDVCLNSDNQINSEPNLRKRTTRTSSKEENNNSDKSNESTPSTEHLIEKESAGANSNLVFGYLNLFSDGVHNFTDGIALGSAFLLYGSVGGWSRTLFLLAHELPQEIGDFGILVRSGFSVGKALFFNFLSALAALAGTALALVMGQDPGQSSLIEGFTAGGFIYIAVAGVLAEMNSGSTTLRGTVAQLISLILGMAVALCISLVE